Proteins from a genomic interval of Lemur catta isolate mLemCat1 chromosome 17, mLemCat1.pri, whole genome shotgun sequence:
- the PARD6B gene encoding partitioning defective 6 homolog beta, with protein sequence MNRSHRHGAGSGCLGTMEVKSKFGAEFRRFSLERSKPGKFEEFYGLLQHVHKIPNVDVLVGYADIHGDLLPINNDDNYHKAVSTANPLLRIFIQKKEEADYSAFGTDTLIKKKNVLTNVLRPDNHRKKPHIVISMPQDFRPVSSIIDVDILPETHRRVRLYKYGTEKPLGFYIRDGSSVRVTPHGLEKVPGIFISRLVPGGLAQSTGLLAVNDEVLEVNGIEVSGKSLDQVTDMMIANSRNLIITVRPANQRNNVVRNSRTSGSSGQSTDNSLLGYPQQIEPSFEPEDEDSDEDDIIIEDNGVPQQIPKAVANTESLESLTQIELSFESGQNGFIPSNEVSLAPVASGTNTEFETHAPDQKLLEEDGTIITL encoded by the exons ATGAATCGCAGCCACCGGCACGGGGCGGGCAGCGGCTGCCTGGGCACCATGGAGGTGAAGAGCAAG TTTGGAGCTGAATTTCGTCGATTTTCACTGGAGAGATCAAAACCTGGAAAATTTGAGGAGTTTTATGGATTACTGCAACATGTTCATAAGATACCCAACGTTGACGTTTTAGTAGGCTATGCAGACATCCACGGAGACTTACTACCtataaataatgatgataattacCACAAAGCTGTGTCAACGGCCAATCCACTGCTTAGGATTTTTATACAAAAGAAGG aagaagCAGACTATAGTGCCTTTGGTACAGACACgctaataaaaaagaagaatgttttaACCAACGTGTTGCGTCCTGACAACCATAGGAAAAAGCCACATATAGTCATTAGTATGCCCCAAGACTTTAGACCTGTGTCTTCTATTATAGATGTGGACATTCTCCCAGAAACGCATCGTAGGGTTCGTCTTTACAAATATGGCACTGAGAAACCCCTAGGATTCTACATCCGGGATGGCTCCAGTGTCCGGGTGACACCACATGGCTTAGAGAAGGTCCCAGGTATCTTTATATCGAGGCTTGTCCCAGGAGGTCTCGCTCAAAGCACAGGACTATTAGCTGTTAATGATGAAGTTTTAGAAGTTAATGGCATAGAAGTTTCAGGGAAGAGTCTTGATCAAGTAACAGACATGATGATTGCCAACAGCCGCAACCTCATCATAACAGTGAGACCAGCAAACCAGAGGAATAATGTTGTTAGGAACAGTCGGACTTCCGGCAGCTCCGGCCAGTCTACTGATAATAGCCTTCTTGGCTATCCACAGCAGATCGAACCAAGCTTCGAGCCAGAGGATGAAGACAGTGATGAAGATGACATTATTATTGAAGACAATGGAGTGCCACAGCAGATTCCAAAAGCTGTTGCTAATACCGAGAGCCTGGAATCCTTAACACAAATAGAACTCAGTTTCGAGTCTGGACAGAATGGTTTTATTCCCTCTAACGAAGTGAGTTTAGCACCCGTAGCAAGTGGCACAAACACAGAATTTGAAACACACGCTCCAGAtcaaaaactcttagaagaagaTGGAACAATCATAACATTATGA